A single Brachionichthys hirsutus isolate HB-005 chromosome 17, CSIRO-AGI_Bhir_v1, whole genome shotgun sequence DNA region contains:
- the taf5l gene encoding TAF5-like RNA polymerase II p300/CBP-associated factor-associated factor 65 kDa subunit 5L produces the protein MKRVRTEQIQHAVAQYLKRRQYVETEGALKGAKLCQSAEEMAASLTVQTESGCGNVVTAAPCQSDPQQYEIQYSRLRSFLSETQISWAKEVSGVLYPLFIYLHLDIVRCGTKGAADAFYSRFHGAFLQDSAQRATIEQLRHVFTAQDIAKNPKLSAFLDHKYVVHLAEPAYSYLLRYLQSEDNSALCRVLSTHLQVEVTASRCTDYQFYGGAAGSASVPNSASSWVDIGGVDAAEGVEVPAGIPQSEAALEVLQDCIKKVREGPPTLTTVCFYAFHHTEQLLNTAEVSADSRLLAAGFDSSTVKLWSLRARKLKAKAHRADVSFIHLACDVLEEDVGEELVSGSEIKTLRGHSGPVFRTAFLTDSSGLLSCSEDTTIRYWDLGSFTNTVLYRGHAYPVWDVDISSCSLYFASASQDRTARLWTFSRTYPLRVYAGHLADVDCVKFHPNSNYLATGSTDKTVRLWSTQQGASVRLFTGHRGPVLSLAFSPNGKFLASAGEDQRVKLWDLASGTLFKDLRGHTDGITSLSFSPDSSLVASSSMDNSVRVWDIKNSHSGTPADGSSGELVGLYTGNTRSVLNVQFMACNLLLVTGSAQEKAEQ, from the exons ATGAAGCGGGTTCGCACTGAGCAGATCCAGCACGCTGTGGCTCAGTACCTGAAGCGAAGGCAGTATGTGGAGACCGAGGGAGCCCTGAAGGGAGCCAAGCTCTGCCAGTCAGCCGAAGAGATGGCTGCGAGCCTCACGG TGCAGACCGAGTCGGGCTGTGGGAACGTCGTCACTGCCGCGCCCTGCCAGTCGGACCCTCAGCAGTATGAGATCCAGTACTCCAGGCTGCGCTCCTTTCTTTCAG AAACTCAAATATCCTGGGCAAAGGAGGTGAGCGGCGTCCTCTACCCGCTCTTTATCTACCTCCACCTGGATATTGTGCGCTGCGGCACGAAGGGCGCAGCAGATGCTTTTTATAGTCGTTTCCACGGTGCCTTTCTTCAGGACAGCGCGCAACGTGCCACCATAGAGCAGCTCCGCCATGTTTTCACAGCCCAGGATATTGCAAAGAACCCGAAGCTTAGCGCTTTCCTGGACCACAAATACGTAGTTCACTTGGCGGAGCCGGCCTACAGCTACCTGTTGCGTTACCTGCAGAGCGAGGAcaacagcgccctctgcagGGTTCTCAGCACACACCTGCAGGTGGAGGTCACTGCGTCAAGGTGTACAGACTACCAGTTCTACGGAGGCGCCGCCGGATCAGCATCGGTCCCtaactccgcctcctcctgggTGGATATTGGGGGGGTGGATGCGGCTGAGGGTGTGGAGGTCCCTGCGGGTATCCCACAGAGCGAGGCAGCCCTGGAGGTTCTGCAGGACTGCATCAAGAAGGTCCGCGAGGGCCCGCCGACGCTCACCACCGTGTGCTTTTACGCCTTTCACCACACGGAGCAGCTGCTGAACACCGCCGAGGTCTCTGCCGACAGCCGGCTGCTGGCTGCTGGCTTCGACAGCTCCACGGTGAAGCTGTGGAGCCTCCGGGCCAGAAAGCTGAAGGCCAAAGCGCACCGGGCGGACGTGTCGTTCATCCACCTGGCTTGCGATGTGCTGGAGGAGGAC gtgggggaggagcttgtCTCCGGCAGTGAGATAAAAACCCTGCGAGGTCACAGCGGCCCGGTGTTTCGTACCGCCTTCCTGACGGACAGCTCCGGCCTGCTGTCCTGCTCTGAGGACACGACCATCCGCTACTGGGACCTCGGCAGCTTCACCAACACCGTGCTCTACCGGGGCCACGCCTACCCGGTGTGGGACGTGGACATCAGCTCCTGCAGCCTTTACTTCGCCAGTGCCTCTCAGGACCGCACGGCCCGCCTCTGGACCTTCTCCCGTACCTACCCCTTGCGGGTTTATGCCGGGCACCTTGCTGACgtcgactgtgtcaaattccaccCGAACTCCAACTACCTGGCCACCGGCTCCACGGACAAGACTGTCCGTCTGTGGAGCACCCAGCAGGGGGCGTCTGTCCGCCTCTTCACTGGCCATCGTGGCCCGGTGCTCTCGCTCGCGTTCTCGCCGAACGGGAAGTTTCTGGCCTCTGCCGGCGAAGACCAGAGGGTGAAGCTGTGGGACCTGGCATCGGGGACGCTGTTCAAAGACCTACGAGGACACACGGATGGCATCACCAGCTTGTCCTTCAGCCCGGACAGCAGCCTGGTGGCGTCATCGTCCATGGACAACTCCGTCCGCGTGTGGGACATCAAgaactcccacagcgggacacCTGCCGATGGCTCCTCCGGCGAGCTGGTGGGGCTGTACACCGGGAACACCAGGAGTGTGCTGAACGTGCAGTTCATGGCCTGCAACCTGCTGCTCGTGACAGGAAGTGCACAAGAGAAAGCTGAACAGTAG